Within the Pseudobythopirellula maris genome, the region CGAATCTGTTCCTGCTCGGCGCGATGAAGTCGGGCACGACGACGCTGCACGAGTTGCTCGCCACGCACCCGGATGTGGTCATGTCGGGCGACAAGGAGCCGGCTTTCTTCACCGAAGACCGATCGGCGGCCGAGACCGAGCGTTACCGCGCGTTGTTCGAGCCTTACGGGGGCGAACGCGTGGTGGGCGAGTCGAGCACGCATTACACGAAGCTGCCCACGCACGAGGGCGTGCCCGAGCGCTTAGGCCGTGCTTGTCCCGAGGCCCGGTTCGTTTACATGATGCGCGACCCGGTCGAGCGGGCCATCAGCCACTACTGGCACCAGTACCGCAGCAAGCAGCCGGGCGGCGGCGAGCGGCGCCCGATGCGCGAGGCGTTCGAGCGGGACGAGCGCTACACGGCTTACGGCGATTACGCTCGGCAACTGCGTCCCTATTTCGAGGCCTTCGGCCGCGAGAGCGTGCTGATTCTCACGCTCGACGAGTTCTCGGCCGAGCCGCTGGCGACCTACCAAGCGGTGCTCGGGTGGCTCGGCGTCGACCCGGACCACACCCCGCCGGGGCTGGGCGAGCGTCGCAACGCGACGGCGACGCAAACGGCGCGCAAGCGGCGTTGGCTGGCCCGGCTCCGCCGATCGCCGCTGTGGGAAGCGGTTCGCGGTGGTGTGCCGGCGCCGGTGCGCCGCTTCGGCGCGCGGCTCTCAGAGCACCGCGCGATCGACACGAAAACGTACCCCACCGAAGAGGCCCGCGCGTACCTGCGGCCGATCGTCAACCGCCAGCTCGACGACCTCGAAAGCCTGCTTGGCCACGACTTCTCCTGCTGGCGCAGCGGGGGCGACGACGCGTGATTCCGCCCACGGCCCCCAAGACTGACGCCCCGAGCGGCGAGCCGCCGCTCGTCTCGATCATCGTGCCGATCTACAACTCGGTGGCGTACCTGGCGCAGGCGCTCGAGTCGGCGCTGGGGCAAACGCACGCGCGTCTTGAGGTGATCGCGGTTGACGACGGCTCGAGCGACAGTCCCGAGTCGGTGATTGAGCGTTTCCAAGACGACCCGCGGCTGCGGTTCTTACGCCAAGAGAACGCGGGGCCCCACGCCGCCCGCAACCACGGCGTGTCGCTCGCCGGCGGCGACTACATCGCGTTCCTCGATGCGGACGACTGGTGGCTGCCGGAGAAGCTCTCCAAGCAGCTCGCCCGGTTCGAAGGCCGCGAAGGCCTCGGTGTGGTTTATAGCGGACGCGACTGGTGCGACGCCGAAGGGCGACTGTACGACACGGATCAGGCGCCACTGAGGATCGTCCGGCGTGATCGGCCGGTCGCCGAGTTGCTGCTGGGCAACGTTGTGCCGATGAGCACGGCGGTCGTGTCGCGTGGCGTGCTGGACGCCGTCGGCCCGTTCGACGAATCGTTGCCGTGCGCCTCGGACTGGGACTACTGGCTACGGGCGTCGCTCCACTGCTGGTTCGACTGCGTCGACGAAAGGCTAGCGGTGCATCGCAAGTGGGGCGGGCAGATCACGGCGAACCGGCTCGCCCAGGCCGAGTGCGGCATGGAGATCCAACGGCGGTTTCTGGAGGCGAACCCTGGGGCGGTCGACGCGGGCGTGTTGCGCAAAGCGTGGTCGAAACGCTACGCCCGGCGTGGCCGGGTGCGCGGCGCTCTGGGCGACCGGCTCGCCGCCGGTCGCGACTTGGCCAAGGCCCTGTGGCTTAGCCCCGGCAACGGGGGGGCGATGGCTGACTTCGGCAGGCTGGTGCTCGGCAGGCTTCGTGAACCGGTGGCGCCCGTCCGTTGATATTTGCATCGTCCAATCCGACCGACTCTTTAGTGGCGACGCCTCGTAGGGCTGACAAGTTGCCTATGGCCACAAAGCACGTGCGGGTGGCGTACGTAACGCCCACGTTCGAGCGTGGGGGGCTAGAGCGTTGCATCGCCCACCTGGTCAACGGGCTCGATGCCCAGCGCTACACGCCGCTGATTGTGTCGCTCACCACGACCGGCGCGGCGGCCGATTGGATCGAACGCGACGGCTTGCGAGTGATCGAACTCCACAAGCCGCCAGGCAATGACATAGCGACGCCACGAAGGCTCGCACAGCTACTGGTTGACGAGCGGATCGACGTGGTCCACAGCCACAACTGGGGCTCGATGCTCGAGACCTGCCTGGCGGTCCGCTGGGCGCGCAAAGCGGGCAGCGGCGTTCGCTGGGCGCACGCCGAACACGGGTTGGAGCTCGACCGTTTCCGCGTGACCGGCTGGAAACGCGCAGTCCGGCGACGGCTGATGCGTTGGTGCCTGCGTCGCTGCGACGCCCCGGTGGCGATCGCCGACTGTGTGGCGATGTGGATGCACAAGCTGTGCGGCGTGCCGGAGAAGCGGATCCGCCTTGTGCCAAACGGCGTCGAACGCCCTCCCACCGCCGAAGGCCGTGAGGCGGTGCGTCGCCGGCTCGACATTCCTGAGAACGCCTTCGTCTTCGGCAGCATCGGCCGCTTGATCGAGCTCAAGGGCTACGAGACCGCGATCGACGCCTTGGCCCTCCTACGCTCGCCGAGCAACCGGGGGGATGACGCGGCAGGCAACGCCGTGGGCGCCGAGGCGTGGTTCCTGCTCGTGGGCGGTGGGGAGGAGCGCGCCGCGCTCGAGTCCTTCGCCCGAGAGCAGGGGCAGGCGGACCGGGTGCGGTTCGTTGGCGCCCAGAGCGAGGTGGGGCCCTACCTCGCGGCCATGGACGCCTACGTCAACACAAGCCACACCGAGGCGATGAACCTCTCCATCCTGGAGGCCTTCTCGCACGGCCTGCCCGTGGCGGCCTCGGAAGTGGGCGACAACGCCAAGCTGCTCGCGGGCCCCATGGCGCCCGGGAGCATCTTTCCCGCGGGCGACGCGGAGCGACTGGCCAACTTGCTCAGCGCATTAGCAGCAGACGGGACCACGCGCAAGAGCCTTGGCGAGGCGGCCATCCGGCGTTACGCCGAACACTACACGGTGGCGGGCATGGTCGACCGCTACGCGGCGCTCTACGACGCACTCATGGAAGGGGGCGAAGCCGCTTGAGCCAAACCGGATTAGCCTGGCTGGTCTGCTACGTCGTGCTGGCGGCGCTCACGTTCCGCCGGAGCGTGTACGGATTCCCGCTCTACCTGATGACCTTCTACGCCCCGCCGCAGCTGTGGTGGTGGGGCCAGGGGGTGCTGATGTCGATCGGTGATCGTT harbors:
- a CDS encoding sulfotransferase family protein; amino-acid sequence: MLCNLRSCAGSSTQTPWPNLFLLGAMKSGTTTLHELLATHPDVVMSGDKEPAFFTEDRSAAETERYRALFEPYGGERVVGESSTHYTKLPTHEGVPERLGRACPEARFVYMMRDPVERAISHYWHQYRSKQPGGGERRPMREAFERDERYTAYGDYARQLRPYFEAFGRESVLILTLDEFSAEPLATYQAVLGWLGVDPDHTPPGLGERRNATATQTARKRRWLARLRRSPLWEAVRGGVPAPVRRFGARLSEHRAIDTKTYPTEEARAYLRPIVNRQLDDLESLLGHDFSCWRSGGDDA
- a CDS encoding glycosyltransferase family 2 protein is translated as MIPPTAPKTDAPSGEPPLVSIIVPIYNSVAYLAQALESALGQTHARLEVIAVDDGSSDSPESVIERFQDDPRLRFLRQENAGPHAARNHGVSLAGGDYIAFLDADDWWLPEKLSKQLARFEGREGLGVVYSGRDWCDAEGRLYDTDQAPLRIVRRDRPVAELLLGNVVPMSTAVVSRGVLDAVGPFDESLPCASDWDYWLRASLHCWFDCVDERLAVHRKWGGQITANRLAQAECGMEIQRRFLEANPGAVDAGVLRKAWSKRYARRGRVRGALGDRLAAGRDLAKALWLSPGNGGAMADFGRLVLGRLREPVAPVR
- a CDS encoding glycosyltransferase, with product MATKHVRVAYVTPTFERGGLERCIAHLVNGLDAQRYTPLIVSLTTTGAAADWIERDGLRVIELHKPPGNDIATPRRLAQLLVDERIDVVHSHNWGSMLETCLAVRWARKAGSGVRWAHAEHGLELDRFRVTGWKRAVRRRLMRWCLRRCDAPVAIADCVAMWMHKLCGVPEKRIRLVPNGVERPPTAEGREAVRRRLDIPENAFVFGSIGRLIELKGYETAIDALALLRSPSNRGDDAAGNAVGAEAWFLLVGGGEERAALESFAREQGQADRVRFVGAQSEVGPYLAAMDAYVNTSHTEAMNLSILEAFSHGLPVAASEVGDNAKLLAGPMAPGSIFPAGDAERLANLLSALAADGTTRKSLGEAAIRRYAEHYTVAGMVDRYAALYDALMEGGEAA